A single genomic interval of Novosphingobium ginsenosidimutans harbors:
- a CDS encoding acyl-CoA dehydrogenase family protein, which produces MQTFAIQAMSFPEEGPALRRQVRALVEEHVGFDDPAARTNCWAVANPDFSRALGAAGLLGMTWPRAYGGHERSPLERYVVLEELLAAGAPVGAHWIADRQTGTLLLRYGHEEERRRWVPGMARGEIYACIGLSEPGAGSDLAAVRTTARRDGEGWVIDGQKVWTTNAHNAHVMIALVRSEEGSQRNAGLSQFVIPMDAPGVIVRPIIDLTGGHDFNEVFFDGVRLPATALLGIEGEGWKQATAELSLERSGPERYLSCQTLLTELIRAVGTEPSEGVRALIGRLVSETWTLRLMSASVAAQIAAGHDPALEATIVKDLGNSFEQAMPELIQAAVETDLSSEAALPIMLGHLLQVSPSFSLRGGTREILKGIIARGLGLR; this is translated from the coding sequence GTGCAGACTTTTGCGATTCAGGCCATGTCTTTCCCGGAAGAGGGCCCGGCTCTTCGCCGCCAGGTGCGAGCTCTGGTTGAGGAACACGTGGGCTTCGACGACCCGGCGGCACGAACAAACTGCTGGGCGGTGGCCAATCCGGATTTCAGTCGTGCGCTGGGCGCGGCCGGGCTGCTTGGCATGACATGGCCGCGTGCATACGGCGGGCACGAGCGCAGCCCGCTCGAACGCTATGTTGTGCTTGAGGAACTGCTTGCAGCAGGGGCTCCGGTTGGCGCGCACTGGATTGCGGATCGACAGACAGGTACGTTGCTGCTTCGCTATGGCCACGAGGAGGAGCGTCGCCGCTGGGTGCCCGGGATGGCGCGCGGTGAGATCTACGCGTGCATCGGCCTTTCCGAACCTGGCGCCGGTTCCGATCTCGCAGCAGTTCGGACGACCGCGCGGCGTGACGGCGAGGGCTGGGTCATCGATGGACAGAAAGTCTGGACGACCAACGCCCACAACGCCCACGTCATGATCGCGCTCGTACGCTCCGAAGAAGGCTCGCAGCGCAATGCCGGGCTCAGTCAGTTCGTCATCCCAATGGACGCGCCGGGGGTCATCGTGCGTCCGATCATCGACCTCACCGGCGGGCATGATTTCAATGAGGTGTTCTTCGATGGCGTCCGACTGCCAGCCACCGCGCTACTCGGTATCGAAGGCGAGGGATGGAAACAGGCCACTGCCGAGCTGTCGCTCGAGCGATCCGGGCCGGAGCGATACCTCTCATGCCAGACGCTACTCACCGAACTGATCCGTGCGGTCGGTACGGAGCCAAGCGAGGGAGTGCGTGCGCTGATTGGTCGGCTCGTATCCGAGACCTGGACGCTGCGTTTGATGTCGGCGTCGGTCGCGGCGCAGATCGCGGCCGGCCATGATCCAGCGCTCGAAGCGACGATCGTGAAAGACCTCGGGAACAGCTTCGAGCAAGCAATGCCCGAACTGATCCAAGCCGCGGTTGAAACAGACCTTTCCAGCGAGGCGGCCTTGCCCATCATGCTTGGCCATCTGCTTCAGGTTTCGCCCTCGTTTTCTCTTCGCGGCGGCACGCGCGAAATCCTCAAGGGCATCATCGCGCGGGGGCTTGGCCTTAGATGA